The Phragmites australis chromosome 1, lpPhrAust1.1, whole genome shotgun sequence genomic interval gcggcggcggtggctgggGAGGGAGGCGAGGAGTGGTTCTTGGCGAGCGATGAGGCCGTGGGCACGGACGAGGCGGCGGCAAAGGCGCGCTTGTTCTGGGCGAGCTCGTCGAAGTAGGTGTGCTTGCGGAGCATGTCGACGACCTCGGCCTTGGAGCGGGACGCGAGGAACcggagctcggcggcggcgtccgGGTCGGCGTCCGCGAGCGAGCAGAAGTTGGTGACCGCGTCGCGCCCGCGGAACCGCTGCGCGGCGACGTCGTAGGCGCGCGCGGCGTCGGCCTCCCCCGCGTAGGTGCCGAGCCACACGCGCTGGTGCCGCTCGTAGATCTGCGCGCCCCACCGCCCGTTGGGCTGCGGCACCACGCCCTTGTACCTGGACGACGGCAGCTTCCCGCCCGCGCCCACGCCCACGCCCACGCCCACGCCTGAGCCGGAACCCGAGTCCGCCTCGGCGCCCGGTTCGGCCGCGTCCACGACCGCACTAGCACCGCTGCCCATGCGCTCCAGCGGCGCCCCCgcggctgctgcggcggccaGCGCCCTGAGCTTGTCCGtggacgcgccgccgccgccgccggtgtcgTCCACGAGGCAGCTAGTGCTGTCCATTTCAGTTACACTGCTAGCTCTGCACGGAGCTGTGCGCGTATCGGCGTATGCTTCTGTTGCGGGAGATGTTCGTAGTGCAGGATAGGTTGAGGGTTAGGAAGAGGGAGGGGAGATATATAGCATCGGCGGTGGGTGGGTTGCTAGCCGCTAGCGTTGGGGACGCCATGTTCGCGTGGGCAAAAGGAGGCAAATGGTTTGGTTTGCGGCCAGGTTCTTTTGGTGATATTTTTTGGTGCTTGGAGATGTGGCTGCGTTGGATGGATCATGGATGCAAGTACAAGTATTACACTACCGTGGAGTGTAGAAGTACGACGACGTCACCGGTTCCGCCCCACGGGCTGCTAGTTTTGGTGAGTGGTGGCTTGGTGTGGTCACTCAGTCAACTCATGGGGTGGCTTCACCTCGATACAATTAGGGTAtgtttatttgtgtttttggttttggtttttagct includes:
- the LOC133918503 gene encoding AP2/ERF and B3 domain-containing protein Os01g0693400-like, which produces MDSTSCLVDDTGGGGGASTDKLRALAAAAAAGAPLERMGSGASAVVDAAEPGAEADSGSGSGVGVGVGVGAGGKLPSSRYKGVVPQPNGRWGAQIYERHQRVWLGTYAGEADAARAYDVAAQRFRGRDAVTNFCSLADADPDAAAELRFLASRSKAEVVDMLRKHTYFDELAQNKRAFAAASSVPTASSLAKNHSSPPSPATAAAREHLFDKTVTPSDVGKLNRLVIPKQHAEKHFPLQLSSAGGEGKGVLLNFEDAGGKVWRFRYSYWNSSQSYVLTKGWSRFVKEKGLHAGDVVGFYRSAAGAGADSKLFIDCMLRPNSTAAFTSPVESSSAPVPKAVRLFGVDLLTAPAPAPAAALENLARCKRASDFAMPPQAAFKKRRVELALL